In one window of Halomarina pelagica DNA:
- a CDS encoding DUF7351 domain-containing protein → MTDDSVDPGEAFRPLGNEVRTRVLTALLEPVGEGEGRGVAPTTKTFSELFEASGAETTAGFAYHLRQLTDHYLRETDGGYTFTYAGLQIARAIVSGAYTESVDREPVTIPDPCPFCGEVGLRAAVADNTVSVSCHDCGRDVLALPFPPGGHRTHDDESLPAAFDRLYRHRVALLAGGTCPECGGRATSRVEYAERGDGALDPHPPRLHLACGACGYTLRCPVTLAVFDHPAVVAFYHDHGVDLRERPIWNVGREWREAVLSDDPWCVRVSTELEGETLELLVGRDGTVVETARHSSPTSEPATDSAAPSTAR, encoded by the coding sequence ATGACCGACGACTCCGTCGACCCCGGAGAGGCGTTCCGCCCGCTCGGAAACGAGGTGCGCACGCGCGTCCTCACCGCCCTCCTCGAACCCGTCGGGGAGGGCGAGGGGAGGGGCGTCGCCCCCACGACGAAGACGTTCTCGGAGCTGTTCGAGGCCAGCGGCGCGGAGACGACCGCCGGGTTCGCCTACCACCTGCGACAGCTGACCGACCACTACCTCAGGGAGACCGACGGGGGGTACACGTTCACCTACGCCGGCCTGCAGATCGCCCGCGCCATCGTGAGCGGCGCGTACACGGAGAGCGTCGATCGGGAACCCGTGACGATCCCGGACCCGTGCCCGTTCTGCGGCGAGGTGGGCCTACGCGCCGCTGTGGCGGACAACACCGTCTCCGTCTCCTGTCACGACTGCGGGCGGGACGTGCTCGCGCTTCCCTTCCCCCCCGGCGGACACCGGACGCACGACGACGAGTCGCTCCCGGCGGCGTTCGACCGACTCTACCGCCACCGCGTCGCGCTGCTGGCCGGGGGTACCTGCCCCGAGTGCGGGGGGCGGGCGACGAGTCGCGTGGAGTACGCGGAGCGGGGGGACGGCGCGCTCGACCCGCATCCCCCGCGGCTCCACCTCGCCTGCGGGGCGTGCGGGTACACACTCCGTTGTCCGGTCACGCTGGCGGTGTTCGACCACCCGGCGGTCGTCGCCTTCTACCACGACCACGGGGTCGACCTCCGGGAGCGGCCGATCTGGAACGTGGGCCGGGAGTGGCGGGAGGCGGTGCTCTCGGACGACCCCTGGTGCGTGCGCGTCTCGACGGAACTGGAGGGGGAGACGCTAGAACTGCTCGTGGGTCGCGACGGGACCGTGGTCGAGACGGCGCGTCACTCGTCGCCGACGTCGGAACCCGCCACCGACTCCGCCGCGCCGTCGACGGCGCGGTAG
- a CDS encoding S8 family peptidase — MQVDRRRFLKAAGTIGGVATLGLGGRALVGGRGEFVEVNVGYAENSGLDAALSEASEVVRQFGFDALTLRLPTEVVEWLAGRDDVRYVETNSRLRLHDHDETSEERPPSGPESIPAGVERINCGVAHESGITGKGASVAVVDTGIGSTHPDLRPNLNTGKSFVESSGERVIVDEDEDGTTIIVDDDAEENSNLPAWQDTLGHGTHVAGIAGAVDNGQGVVGVAPEAALHAVKIGTEEGVEASDVAAGIEFVGDKGWDVANISLGEETPSGVIRDACRYAYEKGVLLVASAGNIDEGEDNSIVRYPAAFEEVIAVSATTGDGELAEFSLTGPEVELAAPGEEIYSTMPGGTYERQSGTSMAAPHVSGAGALLMSDGLSNVEARKRLRETARSLDLDAEEQGNGLIDVAGAFGLGR; from the coding sequence ATGCAAGTGGACCGGCGGCGGTTCCTGAAGGCGGCCGGTACGATCGGCGGCGTTGCCACGCTCGGCCTCGGCGGTCGGGCGCTCGTCGGCGGCCGGGGCGAGTTCGTCGAGGTCAACGTGGGTTACGCCGAGAACAGCGGCCTGGACGCCGCGCTGTCCGAGGCGTCCGAGGTCGTCCGCCAGTTCGGGTTCGACGCGTTGACGCTCCGCCTTCCGACGGAGGTGGTCGAGTGGCTGGCCGGTCGGGACGACGTCCGGTACGTCGAGACGAACAGTCGGTTGCGCCTCCACGACCACGACGAGACGAGCGAGGAGCGACCGCCCTCCGGGCCGGAGTCGATCCCCGCCGGCGTCGAGCGGATCAATTGCGGGGTCGCCCACGAGAGCGGGATCACCGGGAAGGGGGCGTCCGTCGCGGTCGTCGACACCGGCATCGGGAGCACGCACCCGGACCTGCGGCCGAACCTCAACACGGGCAAGTCGTTCGTCGAGAGCAGCGGCGAGCGGGTGATCGTAGACGAGGACGAGGACGGGACGACGATCATCGTCGACGACGACGCCGAGGAGAACTCGAACCTCCCGGCCTGGCAGGACACCCTCGGGCACGGCACGCACGTGGCCGGGATCGCGGGAGCCGTCGACAACGGCCAGGGCGTGGTCGGCGTCGCGCCCGAGGCGGCGCTCCACGCCGTCAAGATCGGCACCGAGGAGGGCGTCGAGGCGTCGGACGTCGCGGCCGGCATCGAGTTCGTCGGCGACAAGGGATGGGACGTCGCGAACATCAGCCTCGGCGAGGAGACGCCGTCGGGCGTGATCCGGGACGCGTGCAGGTACGCCTACGAGAAGGGCGTGCTGCTCGTCGCCTCCGCCGGCAACATCGACGAGGGAGAGGACAACAGCATCGTGCGCTACCCGGCGGCGTTCGAGGAGGTGATCGCGGTGAGCGCGACGACCGGCGACGGGGAACTCGCCGAGTTCTCGCTGACGGGTCCGGAGGTCGAACTCGCCGCGCCGGGCGAGGAGATCTACTCCACCATGCCGGGTGGCACGTACGAACGGCAGTCGGGCACGTCGATGGCGGCCCCGCACGTAAGCGGCGCGGGCGCGCTGCTGATGTCGGACGGCCTCTCGAACGTCGAGGCACGGAAGCGCCTCCGCGAGACGGCGCGATCCCTCGATCTCGACGCGGAGGAGCAGGGCAACGGCCTCATCGACGTCGCGGGGGCGTTCGGTCTCGGTCGGTAG
- a CDS encoding DJ-1/PfpI family protein encodes MTDVQIVLYDGFDELDAVGPYEVFASAAALGAEIDVSLVTLDERGRVEASHGLRVEPDGVLADPDLLVVPGGGWNDRSAEGAWTQVERGDLPEAIARLHADGTTLASVCTGGMILASAGVLDGRPAVTHAGALADLRETAAEVRAERVVDDGDVVTAGGVTSGLDLALHLVERLADAGIADRVATELEYERR; translated from the coding sequence ATGACCGACGTGCAGATCGTTCTCTACGACGGATTCGACGAACTCGACGCGGTCGGCCCGTACGAGGTGTTCGCCTCGGCGGCCGCCCTCGGGGCCGAGATCGACGTGTCGCTGGTGACGCTCGACGAGCGTGGGCGGGTCGAGGCGAGCCACGGTCTGCGAGTCGAACCGGACGGCGTCCTCGCCGATCCGGACCTCCTCGTCGTGCCGGGCGGCGGGTGGAACGACCGGAGCGCGGAGGGAGCCTGGACGCAGGTCGAGCGGGGCGACCTCCCGGAGGCGATCGCACGTCTCCACGCCGACGGGACGACGCTCGCCTCCGTCTGCACCGGGGGGATGATCCTCGCGAGCGCGGGCGTCCTCGACGGCCGCCCGGCCGTCACGCACGCCGGGGCGCTCGCCGACCTGCGGGAGACGGCCGCGGAGGTCAGAGCGGAGCGCGTGGTGGACGACGGCGACGTCGTCACCGCCGGCGGCGTCACCTCCGGGCTGGATCTCGCGCTCCACCTCGTCGAGCGCCTCGCGGACGCCGGGATCGCCGATCGGGTCGCGACCGAACTGGAGTACGAGCGGCGCTGA